One stretch of Elephas maximus indicus isolate mEleMax1 chromosome 22, mEleMax1 primary haplotype, whole genome shotgun sequence DNA includes these proteins:
- the DUSP26 gene encoding dual specificity protein phosphatase 26 has protein sequence MCPGNWLWASMTFMARFSRSSSRSPVRTRGALEEMPAVQHPFLNVFELERLLYTGKTACNHADEVWPGLYLGDQDIANNRRELRRLGITHVLNASHSKWRGTPEAYEGLGIRYLGVEAHDSPAFDMSIHFQTAADFIHRALSQPGGKILVHCAVGVSRSATLVLAYLMLYHHLTLVEAIKKVKDHRGIIPNRGFLRQLLALDRRLRQGLEA, from the exons ATGTGCCCTGGTAACTGGCTCTGGGCTTCCATGACTTTTATGGCCCGCTTCTCCCGGAGTAGCTCAAGGTCTCCTGTTCGCACTAGAGGGGCCCTGGAGGAGATGCCAGCTGTTCAACATCCCTTCCTCAATGTCTTTGAATTGGAGAGACTCCTCTACACAGGGAAGACGGCCTGTAACCACGCTGATGAGGTCTGGCCAGGCCTCTACCTCGGAGACCA GGACATAGCTAACAACCGCCGGGAGCTTCGTCGTCTGGGCATCACCCACGTCCTCAACGCCTCACACAGCAAGTGGCGAGGCACACCTGAGGCCTATGAGGGGCTGGGTATCCGCTACCTGGGCGTCGAGGCCCATGACTCGCCAGCCTTTGACATGAGCATCCATTTCCAGACGGCTGCCGACTTCATCCATCGGGCACTGAGCCAGCCAGGAG GGAAGATCCTGGTGCACTGTGCTGTGGGAGTCAGCCGGTCCGCTACCCTGGTGCTGGCCTACCTCATGCTGTACCACCACCTCACCCTTGTGGAGGCCATCAAGAAAGTCAAGGACCACCGAGGCATCATCCCCAACCGGGGCTTCTTGAGGCAGCTCCTGGCCCTGGACCGCAGGCTGCGGCAGGGTCTGGAGGCATGA